DNA from Fusobacterium sp.:
TAAGCATCCATTTCTTTCCTATCATTTCAAAAGTATTTTCGTTTATTTTCTCTGCTTTGATTTCTTTAAAATTTTTCATGCACTACCTCCTGCTCTTTATTTTTTGCATTTTCTTCATATTTGAATTATAATATAGATATTGAATAAAGTACAGAATTTTCAATAATATCCATCACAAGGAGAGCTTATGAATAAAATACATTATTTAAAAGGAGATGCAGTGTATCCTCAGGCAAAAGGAAATATTATCATTGCTCATATATGTAATGATATAGGAGTATGGGGAAGAGGTTTTGTTGTTGCTCTTTCAGCCAGATGGATAGCTCCTGAAATTGAGTATCTCATATGGCGTAAAGAAGGAAATGACTTTTCTCTTGGAAATGTCCAGTTTGTAAAAGTTACTACTGCTGTAACAGTCGCCAATATGATTGCTCAACATGATATCATATCAAAAAATGGTGTCCCTCCTATCAGATATGATGCTCTTGAAATATGTTTAGAAAAAATAACACAAAGAGCTGTTGAGTTGGAAGCTTCTATACATATGCCAAGAATAGGAAGTGGTTTTGCTGGAGGAAGCTGGAAAGTTATTGAAGATATTATTCTTAAAGCAATTATTTCTAAGTATATTGAAGTTTATATATATGATTTATAAAAGAAAGGGGGAGTTATGGAAATATCCCTGTTAGATATAAAAGAACATGTAAAAAAATATGCCAGTGCTATATCAAATCTGATAAATGTTGATGTTGGTGTAGTTGATAAAAATATGATGAGAGTTACAGGAACTGGTCTGTACAAAAATATTGAAGGAGTATCAGCTCTTGGAAGTGTATATAAAAACTCTCTTAAAACTGGAAAAACAAATATAATTGAAAATCCAAGGCAACATGATCTATGTACTGAGTGTCTGGACAAAAATAAATGCAGAGAAAAACTTGAAATAGCCACTCCTATTTATTGTCGTGATGAAATTGT
Protein-coding regions in this window:
- a CDS encoding Appr-1-p processing protein, yielding MNKIHYLKGDAVYPQAKGNIIIAHICNDIGVWGRGFVVALSARWIAPEIEYLIWRKEGNDFSLGNVQFVKVTTAVTVANMIAQHDIISKNGVPPIRYDALEICLEKITQRAVELEASIHMPRIGSGFAGGSWKVIEDIILKAIISKYIEVYIYDL